One Defluviitoga tunisiensis genomic window carries:
- a CDS encoding type III pantothenate kinase yields MELLLDIGNSYTTVGFHENGNFTLWRLGPSSFDSEDVLFSNLITLSTYANLNLLGISKLGISSVVPKNNFIVSQFSRKFLKIEPIFVSSDKKINNIAYLVDYPKQVGADRISNVIASKKDYGDNVIAIDFGTAITVDVLESGNFVGGAIVPGFNTAINSLFSKTANLPQVEIALLDYNIGKNTIDNIQIGTIKTILFGLDRLIKEIKNERKKNFYVVTTGGDAKFISNKFLNYDKYDPYLTLKGILYFLEEINV; encoded by the coding sequence ATGGAGCTTTTATTGGACATAGGAAATTCATACACTACAGTAGGTTTTCATGAAAATGGGAATTTCACTTTATGGAGATTAGGACCTAGTAGCTTTGATTCTGAAGACGTTTTGTTTTCGAATTTGATAACGCTTAGTACTTACGCAAATTTAAACCTATTAGGGATTTCAAAACTTGGTATATCTTCGGTGGTTCCTAAAAATAATTTTATTGTGTCCCAATTTTCTCGTAAATTTCTTAAAATTGAACCAATTTTTGTAAGTTCTGATAAAAAGATTAATAATATTGCCTATCTAGTTGACTATCCTAAACAAGTCGGTGCAGATAGGATATCAAATGTTATTGCTTCAAAAAAAGATTATGGCGATAACGTGATAGCAATTGATTTTGGTACTGCTATTACAGTTGACGTTCTAGAGAGTGGAAATTTTGTCGGAGGAGCAATAGTTCCAGGATTTAATACTGCTATAAATTCTTTATTTTCTAAAACAGCTAATCTTCCTCAAGTTGAAATAGCATTGCTAGATTACAACATAGGAAAAAATACTATTGATAATATACAGATTGGAACAATAAAAACCATATTATTTGGTTTAGATAGATTAATCAAAGAAATTAAAAATGAAAGAAAGAAAAATTTTTATGTGGTCACAACTGGTGGAGATGCAAAATTTATATCAAACAAATTTTTAAATTATGATAAATATGACCCCTATCTTACTTTAAAAGGAATTTTATATTTTTTAGAAGAAATTAATGTATAA
- a CDS encoding B12-binding domain-containing radical SAM protein, which produces MNFLVVNPWIYDSAAYDFWLKPLGLLYNAEILKLLGHNVIFLDLLNRYDIDLVKFKIPKSKKYGTGKFYNEIVDKPPILKKVPRAFKRYGIPLKIVRNKLEAIKSDHKIDAILVGVTLTYWYYGGLKTIELLREYFPSVPIFLGGIYSSIYPKHAQETFSKYGVDVFSGTGIKPLEQVLQKLGLSTDALDNFNWFEEIDLSYDFYDSDLSYVVLISSIGCTFNCSYCITPNMWKFQSRTIPAILNNISYILKKRPNIQDIVFFDDAFLLRKDIYDLLKELSKFKVRYHLPNGIHARRVTPEIASLLKKANFKTIKLGYESHDFNVQKETGFKVTNADLARAVANLKKQGFTKDEISAYILLNLPEQSKTDVIEAIDFCYELEISINLNEFTPIPGTQEYLKLVAEGYIEKDTDPLILNNTYLPYLFDFGLSIEEIKEIKQYAQLKYQH; this is translated from the coding sequence TTGAATTTTTTAGTAGTAAATCCATGGATATATGATTCCGCCGCATATGACTTTTGGTTGAAACCATTAGGTTTGCTATACAATGCTGAAATTTTAAAGTTACTAGGACATAACGTTATTTTTTTAGATTTATTAAATAGGTATGACATAGATTTAGTAAAGTTCAAGATACCAAAAAGTAAGAAATATGGTACGGGTAAATTTTATAATGAAATAGTTGATAAGCCCCCGATATTAAAAAAAGTTCCTAGAGCGTTTAAAAGATATGGAATCCCCTTAAAAATAGTAAGAAATAAACTAGAGGCTATAAAAAGTGATCATAAGATTGATGCAATTTTGGTTGGTGTAACGTTAACTTATTGGTATTATGGAGGATTAAAAACAATAGAATTGTTGAGAGAATATTTTCCTTCAGTTCCAATCTTTTTGGGTGGAATATATTCCTCGATATATCCGAAACATGCCCAAGAAACTTTTTCTAAATATGGTGTGGATGTATTTTCTGGAACAGGTATTAAACCATTGGAACAAGTACTTCAAAAACTTGGCTTATCCACAGATGCTTTAGATAATTTTAATTGGTTTGAAGAGATCGACTTGAGTTATGATTTTTATGATTCAGATCTTTCTTATGTAGTGCTAATTAGTTCGATTGGTTGTACCTTTAATTGCTCTTATTGTATTACCCCTAATATGTGGAAGTTTCAAAGTCGAACTATCCCTGCAATTTTAAACAATATAAGTTATATATTAAAAAAAAGACCAAATATTCAAGATATTGTTTTTTTTGATGATGCATTCTTATTAAGAAAAGATATTTATGATCTATTGAAAGAATTGTCTAAATTTAAGGTAAGATATCATCTTCCTAACGGTATACATGCAAGAAGGGTTACTCCCGAGATTGCTTCATTATTGAAGAAGGCTAATTTCAAAACCATTAAACTTGGATATGAGAGTCATGATTTTAATGTACAAAAAGAAACAGGGTTTAAAGTAACTAATGCTGATCTTGCTAGAGCTGTAGCAAATTTAAAAAAACAAGGGTTTACTAAGGATGAAATTTCTGCATATATACTTCTTAATCTTCCTGAACAAAGCAAAACGGATGTAATAGAAGCCATAGATTTTTGTTATGAATTAGAAATTAGTATAAATCTAAATGAATTTACCCCTATACCTGGAACACAAGAATATTTAAAATTAGTGGCTGAAGGGTATATAGAAAAAGATACTGATCCTCTTATTCTAAACAATACTTACTTACCATATTTGTTTGATTTTGGCCTATCAATCGAAGAAATAAAAGAAATTAAACAATATGCTCAATTAAAATATCAACATTAG
- a CDS encoding type II toxin-antitoxin system Phd/YefM family antitoxin yields the protein MNLSDAEFYSIAEAKAKFSKVIDDSKDHDIIITKNGIPISVVINYDKFVKIMEFVEEIKDLSLFDVEDFDKFKDIQKFFKDFDY from the coding sequence ATGAATCTAAGCGATGCTGAATTTTATAGTATTGCTGAAGCAAAAGCAAAGTTTTCTAAAGTTATTGATGATTCAAAAGACCACGATATTATCATCACAAAAAATGGTATACCAATCAGTGTGGTAATTAATTATGATAAATTTGTAAAGATAATGGAATTTGTTGAAGAAATAAAAGATCTATCTCTTTTTGATGTAGAAGATTTTGATAAATTTAAAGATATACAGAAATTTTTTAAAGATTTTGACTATTAA
- a CDS encoding ABC transporter ATP-binding protein, translated as MAEVQLEKVNKIFPNGFHAVKDADFVIQDKEFLVLLGPSGCGKTTTLRMIAGLEDITSGVVKIDGKVVNDVEPKDRDIAMVFQNYALYPHMTVYDNMAFGLKLRKTPKNEIEKRVREAAKILGIEHLLDRKPKQLSGGQRQRVAVGRAIVRNPKVFLFDEPLSNLDAKLRVQMRSELKKLHQRLEATIAYVTHDQVEAMTMADKIVIMHEGIIQQVGDPFDVYDHPANLFVAGFIGTPPMNFLPARVVKQNGFWLKGDGFSIKVPDDKAHLLENYVDKDVVFGVRPEDLTEKSQSKVADETNTIITTVDVVEPLGSETLLHVTVGSNQFITAKVSPQTRAKVGEKFNIVIDLEMIHVFDKETEKAIF; from the coding sequence GTGGCAGAAGTTCAATTAGAAAAAGTTAACAAGATATTCCCTAATGGGTTTCATGCAGTAAAAGACGCCGATTTTGTTATTCAAGATAAAGAGTTTTTGGTTTTGTTAGGACCATCAGGTTGTGGAAAAACAACTACACTTAGAATGATAGCAGGATTGGAAGACATAACAAGTGGAGTTGTAAAAATTGATGGAAAAGTAGTCAATGATGTAGAACCAAAAGATAGAGATATAGCCATGGTTTTTCAGAATTATGCTTTATATCCTCATATGACTGTATATGATAATATGGCTTTCGGTTTAAAATTAAGAAAAACTCCCAAAAATGAGATAGAAAAAAGAGTAAGAGAAGCAGCAAAAATTTTGGGGATTGAACACTTATTAGATAGAAAACCAAAGCAGCTTTCTGGAGGTCAAAGGCAAAGGGTTGCAGTAGGAAGAGCGATTGTTAGAAATCCTAAAGTATTCTTATTTGATGAGCCTCTTTCAAACCTAGACGCAAAATTAAGGGTTCAAATGAGATCTGAATTAAAGAAGTTGCACCAAAGATTAGAAGCTACCATTGCTTATGTTACACACGACCAAGTTGAAGCTATGACTATGGCAGATAAAATAGTTATTATGCATGAAGGAATTATTCAGCAAGTGGGAGATCCTTTTGATGTATACGATCATCCTGCAAATCTTTTTGTTGCTGGATTTATCGGTACACCACCTATGAATTTCCTACCTGCTCGTGTTGTTAAGCAGAATGGTTTTTGGCTAAAAGGCGATGGATTTTCTATTAAAGTTCCAGATGATAAAGCGCATCTTTTAGAGAATTATGTTGATAAAGATGTTGTTTTTGGAGTAAGACCTGAAGACTTAACTGAGAAGTCTCAAAGTAAGGTTGCTGACGAAACTAATACAATTATCACTACAGTTGATGTTGTTGAACCATTAGGAAGTGAAACTTTGTTACATGTTACTGTAGGTTCTAATCAATTTATAACAGCAAAAGTAAGTCCACAAACTAGAGCAAAAGTAGGAGAAAAATTTAATATTGTAATAGATTTAGAAATGATACATGTTTTTGATAAAGAAACTGAAAAAGCTATTTTTTAA
- the cas6 gene encoding CRISPR-associated endoribonuclease Cas6 has translation MIELVLGSLDGKDVNLPVHYNRPLQGLFYSLMSESMPYYHDKGTKSDDKKLKLFTYSRIYPHNSFKVYNKRMQFEGTFSIFFASPMDELVEAVLKSLDDQKILRIEKNYFTLLKYEKIISEVKSEELLVKTLSPITAYSTILLPNGSRYTHYFSPYSSDFKKLVEDNLKRKAKALKIEANSSNFSIEPYGITEKNEKLLFYKDIIIKGWTGYFILRGDASLIQLALNSGLGAKNAQGFGMVFPVKHKVKNRELEYTDNQKHKNEFIP, from the coding sequence GTGATAGAACTGGTGTTAGGCTCATTGGATGGTAAAGATGTTAACTTGCCTGTTCATTACAACAGGCCTCTTCAAGGACTTTTTTATAGTTTGATGTCTGAATCTATGCCATATTATCACGATAAAGGAACAAAATCTGATGATAAAAAGCTAAAACTTTTCACTTACTCTAGAATTTATCCTCATAACTCATTTAAAGTATACAATAAAAGAATGCAGTTTGAAGGAACGTTCAGTATTTTTTTTGCTTCACCTATGGACGAATTAGTCGAAGCTGTTTTAAAAAGTTTAGATGATCAAAAGATTTTAAGAATCGAAAAAAACTATTTTACTTTGTTAAAGTATGAAAAAATTATAAGCGAGGTAAAAAGTGAGGAATTATTGGTAAAAACATTGTCTCCAATAACAGCTTATTCTACTATTCTTTTGCCCAATGGTAGCAGGTATACACATTATTTTTCTCCTTACTCAAGCGATTTCAAAAAACTTGTAGAAGACAATCTAAAAAGAAAGGCTAAAGCTTTAAAAATAGAAGCTAACAGTAGTAACTTTTCTATAGAACCATATGGTATTACTGAAAAGAACGAGAAGTTATTATTTTACAAAGATATTATTATCAAAGGATGGACTGGATATTTTATTTTAAGAGGTGATGCTTCTTTAATCCAGCTTGCTCTTAATTCTGGATTAGGCGCAAAAAATGCTCAAGGATTTGGTATGGTTTTTCCTGTTAAACACAAAGTAAAAAACAGAGAACTAGAATACACTGATAATCAAAAACATAAAAATGAATTTATACCTTAA